In Malassezia vespertilionis chromosome 8, complete sequence, a genomic segment contains:
- a CDS encoding uncharacterized protein (EggNog:ENOG503NU01; BUSCO:EOG092604ZZ; TransMembrane:3 (i62-81o106-126i133-152o); COG:S) gives MSAARGALRPEREPRIPLAVADAPTQRFYAATVFIACEAWKLARIVAVEYRSAPTSFFEPTTLFRALLLDFALVYGIYWLAIPTSDPGVATAAEPSARSPRRALSGKAYACFFLALALFDTLLLGLGELRPIFMVLGALANATSPLATWLGIPLPSPPLGLGEHRIRAHDQVHADALMSGMHTVHILPYGTAWLAPEASCTCVGTQRDAVIPVVFNQTIPHTLRYSITDAEHGNQSFYHVRAPKTTPIAHGQQRGADDAPDVPNAAQARTLRERKRRREAAKAAQTQHKRSPELVHYLTLHQPGIVQLESVLDKQGNAAQLRDGEVLLVPCPAADFMRTSTAFCPGEEGALHVQLSGVPPLQLEYAHVQDGRRKMHTLSHLAPVQKEAQRAVSSSSVELPLALDLSRTGTQSFALHTVVDACGNAATLDREQNVTVHPRAHVRFDPQQCAPSRPLKLLRGGSGLDLRVLLDAPTPWNVRVAYSPDTDAALHPKLTPSDAWTRNVTLARVTSIHSTQPGTYTLADLHNAYCAGTVGAPWTCEVIDVPPPTASIHFESIEDPCAGTVGVKALSVLEGEPPFRLVYQVQRRGQPPKRHERIVRAQTRDELEFWPSTKGSVTYTFVSLGDANYPDIPLHGPSFTQLIHPLASASFAANEGAQADATVHSCGSARAEAEVVMTGTGPWELAYSVRGATAAPFEHTAHIAHAHQVLDIALPDEVVRQHGHATISLLRLRDGKGCERRLATRDLRIDVRHTRATAGFSADDAPQVVMREGSPASLPLRLTGNAPWRLAYTFTAENGASTEHTATLHEPNASLLVHAPGTFTLQSVADAHCRGDLLPQHTYTVPMRPRPQAGFAGTSGTLHANGSMVRAPVCAGVPDSATLELLGYAPVSVSYVQHLPNVGIQPQRFSTSQAASPVALATETPGWHTYEITDVGDALYPSAGISAGAAQRLEQMVLAKAHAAFAPHPLRKLPTFCVGDTLHSVPPVQLHGTAPFTLRMTLRRKGTSGHAAQRPFTFTRTLHDAEYVPTLDAHAFTFDASGDWELVLDHVVDVHGCGAARSELGASLLLRVVETAGIVPSAERTEFCVGEKIAYVLQGMAPWTVHYSFNGKDVRVTSHTAEFSRLAEAPGVLRVHSVAHQQNQCRSVGEGAQAVVHALPSVRVSAGRNLVEALHAGREAEIVFTLGGEPPFSFTYQRTEPVDTHAHPRVLETHTVEKMEERVYRIKTTQEGTWSVVWTQDRWCQVSLGDASGPATWQ, from the coding sequence atgtctgcagcgcgcggcgctttgcggcCGGAGCGTGAGCCGCGAATTCCGCTGGCGGtcgccgatgcgccgacGCAGCGTTTCTATGCAGCCACCGTTTTCATTGCGTGTGAAGCGTGGAAACTTGCGCGGATCGTTGCGGTAGAGTACCGCAGCGCCCCGACGTCGTTTTTCGAGCCCACGACCCTCTTCCGCGCGCTACTGCTCGACTTTGCCCTAGTGTATGGGATATACTGGCTAGCGATCCCTACAAGCGACCCTGGTGTCGCGACCGCTGCTGAGCCAAGTGCACGATCTCCCCGGCGTGCGCTCTCTGGCAAAGCGTACGCGTGTTTctttcttgcgcttgcgctctttGATACCCTTTTGCTAGGCCTCGGTGAGCTGCGCCCCATTTTCATGGTGCTTGGTGCGCTTGCCAATGCCACGTCACCGCTCGCGACATGGCTCGGGATTCCTCTCCCTTCCCCGCCCCTGGGCCTCGGCGAGCATCGAATCCGAGCGCACGACCAAGTGCACGCCGATGCGCTCATGTCCGGCATGCACACGGTGCATATTCTCCCGTATGGCACGGCGTGGCTTGCGCCTGAAGCATCGTGTACGTGCGTCGGCAcccagcgcgacgccgtgATCCCTGTTGTGTTTAACCAAACCATTCCCCACACGTTGCGGTATAGCATCACGGACGCGGAGCACGGAAACCAAAGCTTTTACCACGTACGTGCGCCCAAGACCACGCCCATAGCGCATGGACAGCAGCGTGGCGCTGACGACGCGCCCGATGTGCCgaacgcggcgcaagcacgcacACTGCGCGAGCGAAAACGGCGCCGCGAAGCCGCGAAAGCGGCACAAACGCAGCACAAACGCAGTCCAGAGCTTGTGCACTACCTCACTCTCCACCAGCCCGgcatcgtccagctcgagtccgtgctggacaagcaaggcaatgccgcgcagctccgcgaCGGCGAGGTGCTCCTTGTGCCGTGCCCTGCTGCTGACTTTATGCGCACGAGCACTGCGTTCTGCCCTGGAGAAGAAGGCGCCCTGCACGTACAGCtcagcggcgtgcctcCCCTCCAGCTCGAGTACGCCCACGTCCAGgacgggcggcgcaaaatgcACACGCTTTCGCACCTCGCGCCTGTACAAAAAGAAGCACAGCGTGCGGTTTCGAGCTCCAGCGTCGAGCTCCCTCTTGCCCTGGACCTCtcgcgcacaggcacgcagtcttttgcgctgcacactgTCGTCGATGCGTGCGGCAATGCAGCCACGCTGGACCGCGAACAGAACGTTACGGTCcatccacgcgcgcacgtCCGCTTCGATCCCCAGCAGTGCGCGCCTTCGCGCCCCCtcaagctgctgcgcggcggcagcggccTTGATTTGCGCGTGCTTCTGGATGCGCCGACGCCCTGGAACGTGCGTGTAGCGTACAGTCCCGATacggacgctgcgctgcaccccAAACTCACGCCCAGCGATGCGTGGACGCGCAATGtgacgcttgcgcgcgtcacCAGCATCCACAGTACGCAGCCTGGCACCTACACGCTCGCCGACCTGCACAATGCGTATTGTGCAGGCAccgtcggcgcgccgtggacGTGCGAAGTGATCGATGTGCCACCGCCCACCGCATCCATCCACTTTGAAAGCATCGAGGATCCCTGTGCGGGCACCGTCGGCGTCAAGGCGCTCTCGGTCCTTGAAGGCGAACCGCCATTCCGCCTCGTGTACcaagtgcagcgccgtggacAGCCTCCAAAACGCcacgagcgcatcgtccgTGCCCagacgcgcgacgagctcgaaTTCTGGCCGAGCACCAAAGGCTCCGTGACGTACACCTTTGTGTCCCTCGGCGACGCCAACTACCCCGACATCCCTCTCCACGGCCCCTCCTTTACCCAGCTTATCCACCCGCttgcgagcgcaagcttcGCCGCGAACGAAGGCGCACAGGCAGACGCCACCGTCCACAGCTGCgggagcgcacgcgccgaggcaGAAGTCGTCATGACGGGAACGGGCCCCTGGGAGCTCGCCTactcggtgcgcggcgcaaccGCCGCTCCTTTTGAGCACACGGCGCACATTGCACACGCCCACCAGGTGCTCGACATTGCGCTGCCCGACGAAGTCGTGCGGCAGCATGGGCATGCGACCATCAGCCtcttgcgcctgcgcgacggcaaaggatgcgagcgccgcctggCCACGCGCGATCTTCGCATCGATGTGCGCCATACGCGCGCCACCGCTGGCTTTTCTgcggacgatgcgccgcaagttGTGATGCGCGAGGGATCCCCTGCTTCGCTTCCCCTCCGCCTCACCGGCaacgcgccgtggcgccTCGCCTATACATTCACCGCAGAaaacggcgcaagcaccgagcacaccgcgacgctgcacgagCCGAACGCGAGCCTCTTGGTGCATGCGCCCGGCACCTTTACGCTCCAGAGCGTCGCCGATGCACATTGCCGCGGCGACCTTTTGCCGCAGCACACGTACACGGTCCCGATGCGCCCCCGGCCGCAAGCTGGCTTTGCGGGGACGTCGGGGACCCTGCATGCGAATGGCAGTATGGTGCGTGCGCCTGTGTGTGCCGGCGTGCCGGACAGTGCGACGCTAGAGCTGCTTGGGTACGCGCCTGTTTCTGTGAGCTATGTACAGCATCTTCCCAACGTGGGCATCCAGCCGCAGCGTTTCAGCACGAGCCAGGCAGCCTCGCCCGTGGCCCTGGCTACAGAAACGCCCGGATGGCACACGTATGAGATCACGGACGtgggcgatgcgctctATCCTTCGGCGGGGATCAGtgcgggcgccgcgcagcgcctcgagcagatggtgctcgccaaagcgcacgctgcttttgcgccgcaccccttgcgcaagctgccGACGTTTTGCGTGGGCGACACGCTGCACAGTGTGCCGCCTGTCCAGCTGCACGGGACGGCGCCGttcacgctgcgcatgaCATTGCGTCGCAAGGGCACGTCTggccacgccgcgcagcgcccgtTTACCTTTACACGCACGCTCCACGACGCAGAATATGTCCCGACGCTCGACGCGCACGCATTTACGTTCGATGCGAGCGGCGATTGGGAGCTTGTGCTGGACCATGTCGTGGACGTGCAtggatgcggcgccgcgcgcagcgagcttggcgcgtcgCTCCTGCTCCGTGTGGTCGAGACGGCGGGGatcgtgccgagcgcagaGCGCACCGAGTTTTGTGTGGGCGAAAAGATTGCCTATGTGCTGCAGGGTATGGCGCCGTGGACTGTGCATTACAGCTTTAACGGCAAGGACGTGCGTGTCACCTCCCACACCGCGGAATTCTCGCGTCTCGCCGAGGCACCCGGCGTGCTTCGCGTGCATTCCGTGGCGCACCAGCAGAACCAGTGCCGTAGCGTGGGCGAGGGAGCGCAGGCTGTGGTGCACGCATTGCCCAGTGTACGTGTCTCTGCTGGGCGCAATCTCGTCGAGGCTTTGCATGCGGGCAGGGAGGCAGAAATTGTGTTTACGCTTGGCGGCGAGCCGCCATTTTCCTTCACGTACCAGCGCACGGAGCCGGTCGATACCCATGCGCATCCGCGCGTCTTGGAGACACACACCGTGGAGAAGATGGAGGAGAGGGTGTATAGGATAAAGACGACGCAGGAGGGGACCTGGTCGGTTGTTTGGACGCAGGATCGGTGGTGCCAGGTATCGCTTGGCGATGCAAGTGGGCCTGCGACGTGGCAATGA
- a CDS encoding uncharacterized protein (BUSCO:EOG09264HX6; EggNog:ENOG503Q3HF; COG:A) has protein sequence MWERTALRVLSRVRVHMPAAMRTAQMISTSARHAEIHVAEAPAPPTAATSMRAPITPARARQFLRWQWLSAEQRDELATYVAAAQSGDVVPPAWLAAELEAARSYRTARARGWEPTAAQLQRAAQAESLDAFLLDAGDALRAKLERGERARVELGDWDTMDVDEQADILLQPVWQSLSDDERAEALVRVAFACMRKMGWRTGYSAGFPGDGALPVPMPGADASERAAHWRALLQSEEERAWDAWKLLSPDARRAEWATAWQQRDRSVVYLDDAPTTKLLGAVAPRWYAVPQRAGKLQFLPNMTARLVRNYTPRGEPYDAWKATFRVPLHVHKHVLRSYLLAVYGLRTTWARSMVYRSRITYSVQKKRRAVGRGRTFKKVEVGLLEPFVFPSISKEFLRTHLFQQEMMFEERRLMLKMTKAQRWRGTKSVQDLSASLDRDYAAQNAGAPDEAPGAKPTAQLLVRSGSVPTARHNNILSVLSERRAKRNARVQAYIKAQETAAS, from the coding sequence ATGTGGGAGCGtactgcgctgcgcgttcTTAGCCGCGTCCGTGTACACATGCCAGCCGCAATGCGCACGGCACAAATGATCAGCACGTCCGCACGACATGCGGAAATTCACGTCGCAGAGGCGCCGGCGCCCCCAACTGCCGCGACAAGTATGCGCGCACCAATAAcgcctgcacgcgcgcgccagtTTTTGCGGTGGCAATGGCTTTCtgcggagcagcgcgatgAGCTAGCGACGTACGTAGCTGCGGCACAGAGCGGCGATGTTGTGCCGCCCGCATGGCTcgctgccgagctcgaggctGCGCGCTCGTACCGAactgcgcgtgcgcgcggctgggagcccaccgcggcgcagctgcagcgtgcagcgcaagcagagAGCTTGGATGCATTCTTGCTAGATGctggcgatgcactgcgcgcaaagctggagcgcggcgagcgcgcgcgtgtggAGCTTGGCGATTGGGATACCATGGATGTGGACGAGCAGGCAGATATCTTGTTGCAGCCCGTGTGGCAGTCACtgagcgacgacgagcgcgccgaagccCTGGTGCGTGTTGCATttgcgtgcatgcgcaagaTGGGGTGGCGCACGGGCTACTCTGCTGGATTTCcgggcgacggcgcactCCCAGTGCCGATGCCAGGCGCCGATGCCAgcgagcgtgcggcgcattggcgtgcgctgctgcagagcgAGGAAGAGCGGGCGTGGGATGCGTGGAAATTGCTTTCGCCcgacgcacggcgcgccgaatgGGCGACTGCGtggcagcagcgcgaccgCTCTGTCGTGTAcctggacgatgcgccgacgaccaagctgcttggcgccgtTGCCCCGCGCTGGTACGCTGtcccgcagcgcgcggGAAAGCTGCAGTTCTTGCCGAACATGACGGCGCGTCTCGTGCGCAATTATACACCGCGTGGCGAGCCGTACGATGCGTGGAAAGCGACGTTCCGTGTGCCATTGCATGTGCACAAGCATGTGCTGCGGTCGTACCTGCTTGCTGTGTATGGGCTGCGCACTACTTGGGCGCGGTCCATGGTGTACCGCTCGCGCATTACGTACAGCgtgcaaaagaagcgccgcgccgtgggcCGGGGCAGGACGTTTAAAAAGGTCGAGGTCGGCCTTTTGGAGCCGTTTGTGTTCCCGAGCATCTCAAAAGAGTTTCTCCGTACGCACCTGTTCCAGCAGGAGATGATGTTCGaggagcgccgcttgaTGCTCAAGATGACCAAGGCACAGCGCTGGCGCGGGACCAAGAGCGTGCAGGATTTGTCTGCCTCGCTCGACCGCGActatgcggcgcaaaatgcgGGCGCGCCTGACGAAGCGCCGGGTGCCAAGCCGACTGCACAGCTGCTCGTCCGCTCGGGATCTGtgccgacggcgcggcacaacaATATCCTATCTGTGCTAtccgagcgccgcgccaagcgcaacgcACGTGTGCAGGCGTATATCAAAGCGCAGGAAACAGCGGCTTCGTAG
- a CDS encoding uncharacterized protein (EggNog:ENOG503P90D; COG:J), whose translation MAVKSKTRVIVARLLSTAGSGFMYTTRRLRVAEKLSLMKYDPVVKRHVLFKEVKGSK comes from the coding sequence ATGGCGGTTAAGTCCAAAACACGCGTGATTGTCGCACGGCTCTTGTCGACGGCGGGCTCGGGGTTTATGTACACGACACGTCGTTTGCGTGTCGCGGAGAAGCTGAGTTTGATGAAGTACGATCCTGTCGTGAAGCGCCATGTCCTGTTTAAGGAGGTCAAGGGGTCCAAGTAG
- the chk1 gene encoding non-specific serine/threonine protein kinase (EggNog:ENOG503NVJC; COG:T) yields the protein MSARPTSSTGESYPAVLGYHIVQLLGGGGFSRVFRAVNPQSSQHPQAAVKVVSYAPTTHRQPIDRRALQKEVQIHSILKHENVLAFLGSVEYPLDSTAPSNYVRGLYILLELGAGGDLFDKIGACAQQLTLAPDVGVEEDLAHFYFTQLIAGLVYIHGQGITHRDIKPENMLLDAQGNLKIADFGLCSVYRYKGKERTLHGTCGSLPYIAPEMNGTPYHGEPVDVWSSGVVLFALLVGNTPWDEPTKRSPEYVAYLSGELLRMAPWTAIGGDALSLLRRMMHPDPRRRSTLEQIQRHRWFTRENSLLTLGKCNDPVSLAERLLQGLIVSGDMQLALHSDGKRASIPDNLSLTQPEALQPRMGVGYQGIPSSTAQPALARRPLFSQLPPRSKAVGATQTEGLNEFTQALGYLTQASTAAPMAVQLTRFYSVQEPGKVANAVAAALQAENAQFTFEPIGGEEAELQEAYHGMTQNDAQPPSHDAKALSARGVRIRLGLVDRRKCALKGEVRIERIAELPPELHHVPHSATHTHSFVLMRRSKGNPLEWRRLFRSLCANANVHDLIARLHS from the exons atgtcTGCCAGGCCCACGTCGTCGACTGGGGAATCGTACCCTGCTGTCCTTGGGTACCACATTGTCCAGCTGCTTGGTGGCGGTGGATTTTCGCG CGTATTCCGTGCGGTGAATCCCCAGTCGAGCCAACACCCACAAGCGGCGGTCAAAGTGGTGTCGTATGCACCGACGACCCACCGCCAGCCCATCGAtcggcgcgcactgcaaAAGGAAGTGCAGATCCACAGCATCTTGAAGCATGAAAACGTGCTTGCGTTTTTGGGCTCCGTAGAGTACCCGCTTGACtcgacggcgccgagcaactACGTGCGCGGCCTCTATAttctgctcgagctcggcgcgggcggcgaCTTGTTTGACAAGAtcggtgcgtgtgcgcaacAACTGACCCTAGCACCGGATGTGGGTGTCGAAGAGGATTTGGCGCACTTTTACTTTACGCAGCTCATTGCAGGCCTCGTCTATATCCACGGGCAAGGGATCACACACCGCGATATCAAGCCCGAGAATATGCTCCTGGACGCACAGGGAAATTTAAAAATCGCCGACTTTGGCCTGTGCAGCGTGTACAGATACAAAGGCAAGGAGCGCACACTGCACGGGACGTGCGGAAGCCTTCCCTACATTGCGCCGGAGATGAACGGGACGCCGTACCATGGCGAGCCTGTCGACGTCTGGAGCTCCGGCGTTGtcctctttgcgctgctcgtggGCAACACGCCGTGGGACGAGCCGACAAAACGCAGTCCCGAGTACGTAGCGTACCTTTctggcgagctgctgcgcatggcgcCCTGGACGGCTATTGGCGGCGACGCACTCtctttgctgcgccgcatgatGCACCCTGATCcacggcgccgctccaCGCTTGAGCAGATCCAGCGGCACCGCTGGTTCACGCGCGAGAACTCGCTGCTTACCTTGGGCAAGTGCAACGATCCTGTAAGCCTCGCCGAACGCCTCCTCCAAGGGCTTATTGTCTCGGGCGACATGCAGCTTGCACTGCACAGCGACGGAAAACGCGCATCCATCCCAGACAATCTCTCGCTCACACAGCccgaggcgctccagcCCCGCATGGGCGTGGGGTACCAAGGTATCCCCTCCTCGACGGCGCAGCccgcgctggcgcgccggccTCTTTTCTCGCAGCtcccgccgcgctccaaggCCGTCGGCGCCACGCAAACCGAGGGGCTAAACGAGTTTACGCAGGCGCTTGGGTACCTTACACAGGCATCCACGGCTGCACCCATGGCCGTGCAACTCACGCGCTTCTACAGCGTCCAAGAGCCCGGCAAGGTCGCCAATGCCGTGGCCGCGGCACTCCAGGCTGAAAATGCACAGTTCACCTTTGAACCGATCGGCGGCGAAGAGGCGGAGCTCCAAGAGGCATACCACGGCATGACACAAAACGACGCCCAGCCGCCTAGCCACGACGCCAAAGCGctgagcgcgcgcggcgtccgGATTCGGCTGGGCCTCGTCGAccggcgcaagtgtgcgCTCAAAGGCGAggtgcgcatcgagcgcatTGCAGAGCTCCCGCCCGAGCTGCACCACGTTCCCCACTCGgccacacacacacacagTTTTGTGCTCATGCGGCGGAGCAAAGGCAATCCGCTGGAATGGCGCCGCCTCTTTCGCAGCCTGTGCGCCAATGCCAACGTGCACGACTTGATTGCACGACTACATAGCTAG
- the NEM1 gene encoding protein-serine/threonine phosphatase (COG:K; BUSCO:EOG09263F3I; EggNog:ENOG503NV8A), whose amino-acid sequence MREADEAGSDASALDSECKSVRTESLYSNTSAASSAASLPSVETLVRQRTAANERVQPSHDAPPKTQEPRARIARGPSSLIQQTPKVLVLDLDETLIHSTLRTQPVWGILGAPYTPNNAEKKGANRSNGIFSFLGLGARTLTAQAPPSSRLQPAMIEVTIDGHRIFYQVYKRPWVDYFLRKVASWYHVVIFTASMKEYADPVIDWLDDGQGLISGRLFRDSCTLRNGTYLKDLVVVEPDLRRVCLVDNSPVSYVLQEANGIPVEGWTHDPTDEALLDLLPILDGLRYATDVRHILGVRGF is encoded by the coding sequence ATGCGTGAAGCGGACGAAGCAGGCAGCGacgcctcggcgctggattCTGAATGCAAATCCGTGCGCACCGAATCGCTGTACAGCAACACGAGTGCTGCGTCGTCCGCGGCAAGTCTTCCGTCGGTCGAAACGCTCGTTCGgcagcgcacagcggcaaacgagcgcgtgcagccATCGCATGATGCTCCGCCCAAGACGCAGGAGCCGAGAGCgcggatcgcgcgcggcccatCGAGCCTGATTCAACAGACGCCCAAGGTCCTAGTGCTGGATCTCGACGAGACGCTGATACactcgacgctgcggacCCAGCCAGTCTGGGGCATCCTCGGCGCCCCCTATACCCCCAACAATGCGGAAAAAAAGGGTGCGAACCGCAGTAACGGTATCTTTAGCTTTCTGGGGCTCggtgcacgcacgctgACGGCCCAggcgccgccaagctcgcgcCTGCAGCCGGCGATGATCGAGGTCACGATCGATGGGCACCGCATCTTTTACCAGGTGTACAAGCGGCCGTGGGTGGATtactttttgcgcaaggtCGCATCTTGGTACCATGTCGTAATATTCACAGCATCTATGAAAGAGTATGCCGACCCGGTGATTGACTGGCTCGACGACGGGCAAGGTCTCATTTCGGGCCGCCTCTTTCGTGACTCTTGCACATTGCGGAACGGGACATACCTCAAGGATCTGGTTGTGGTCGAGCCGgatctgcgccgcgtctgcCTTGTGGACAATTCGCCGGTGAGTTATGTGCTGCAAGAAGCGAATGGCATCCCGGTCGAGGGCTGGACCCACGATCCAACCGACGAAGCGCTCCTTGACTTGCTCCCGATCCTCGATGGGCTGCGGTACGCTACAGATGTACGGCATATTCTCGGCGTGCGTGGTTTTTAA
- a CDS encoding uncharacterized protein (COG:S; EggNog:ENOG503P329), translating into MHDEGAAPRPDGYKRHAFSPQTEFFDSTVTNMARPLTQATITVRVIKSFEYRTMKALVLRDVDLTATNALQLVERCKQDVRTEPSFKAYRNYVDKLDTLKLYTHAHGAKTTNLIINLDHPEWILSTDAAAPPLSAFGIGAWRLR; encoded by the exons ATGCACGACgagggcgcagcgccgcgcccggATGGGTACAAGCGCCACGCCTTCAGTCCACAGACCGAGTTTTTTGATAGTACAGTGACGAATATGGCGCGGCCATTGACGCAGGCGACCATTACCGTGCGTGTGATCAAGAGCTTTGAGTACCGTACCATGAAAGCGCTCGTGCTCCGCGACGTAGATTTGACCGCGACGAATGCACTGCAGCTCGTGGAGCGGTGCAAGCAAG ATGTACGTACGGAACCGTCGTTCAAGGCGTACCGCAACTATGTCGACAAGCTCG ACACCCTCAAGCTGTACACAcacgcgcacggcgcaaaaACGACCAACCTGATCATCAACTTAGACCATCCCGAGTGGATCTTGTCCACTGATGCTGCCGCCCCCCCACTGTCGGCGTTTGGAATCGGTGCGTGGCGTTTGCGCTGA